Within uncultured Roseibium sp., the genomic segment CAGAAATCACGGCCTTCCGAAATTCCGTTGGCCGTATCGGAGAACGTGGCCGTGCCCTTGTCGGCGGCAACGACCAGATAGGGATCGTCATCGTCGTAGCGCTGGACATCCTTGGGCGGCACCACCTTGTCGTCGACAAGATTGTCCGTGACGTCGAGCAACGCATTGATGAAGGTCTTGTAGCTTTCGGTGCCTTCCTTGAAGACGGCCTCCCGGTCGCCGCCTTCCGGCAGGTGCTTGGGCACGAAACCGCCCTTCGCGCCCACGGGCACGATCACCGCGTTCTTGACCTGCTGCGCCTTCACCAGGCCGAGCACTTCGGTGCGGAAATCCTGCGGCCGGTCGGACCAGCGCAATCCGCCGCGGGCAACCCGCCCGAAACGCAGGTGCACGCCTTCCACACGGGGGCTGTAAACGAAGATTTCCCGGAACGGACGCGGCTGCGGCAGATCGATGATCTTGCGCGAATCCACCTTGAAGGCGAAGGTCGGCTTCGGTTGGCCCGCGCTGTCCAGTTGATAGAAATTCGTGCGCAGGATCGAATCGATCGCGTTCTGGAACCGGCGCAGGATCCGGTCGTCGTCCAGGCTGGAAACCGCCTCCAGCGCATTGTTGATTTCGCTTTCCAGCCGGGCGGTGCCGAGCGTGCGGTCGTCGCCGTCCGTCGAGGGGGTGAAGCGCAGATGAAACAGCTCGACCAGCTTCGCGGCGATGTCCGGATAATTGTTGAGCGTGGTCCACATGTAGTCTTCGGAAAACCGGACACCCGCCTGCCGCAGATATTTGGAAAGCGCGCGCACAACGGCGATATCCCTCCAGGCGAGATTCGCGGAAAGAACGAGGCCGTTGTAGCCGTCGTTTTCGGCCCGATTCTGCCAGATGGCCATGAACAGCCGCTCAAGACGCTCCTTCAGATCGGCGGTCAAATCGATCTCTCCACCGCGACCCGCCTCGAGCGTCATCTCGTGCAGATAGGAAAGGGTCCGGTCGGTCGGGGTGATCCGGTAGGTCCGTTCGTTGATGACCTTGAAGCCCATGTTTTCCAGAAGCGGCACACGGGCTGAAAGCGGGATCGGCGCCCCCTGGTGATAGACCTTGAGCGACAGCCGGGTATCTTTTTCACCTTGATTGCGGAAGAAGGTCACCGCCGTATTGCGCTCTTCCGACAGGGCCTCGACCTTGACCACATCGGACAGGGCGCTCTCGGAGTTGTAGACCTCCTTGTAGCCGCCGTGGAAGGCGAGCGCGTACCGTTCCGCCAGATGCCGGGCCGTGACCGGATCGAACCGGGCCCGCATCGCATCGCGCAGGCTGTCAGGCCAGGTCCGGATCAGATCGGCGACCGCGCTTTCCAGCTCCGGCTGGGGCGGCGTCGGCGTCTTGCCCTTGTCGCGGCCGATGATGAAATGCACCCGCGCCAGCGGACCTTCCAGATAGGTCACGTACCAGGCCGAAAGCCGGCCCTCGTAGACCCCGGAAAGATAGGTGCTGATATTGAGGCGCACTTCGGTCGTGTACCGGTCGCGCGGCACGAAACAGAGGATCGAGACATAGCGGTCGAACTTGTCGACGCGCGGCAGAACCCGGATCCGCGGCCGTTCGTCGAGCTGCAGGATCGCGATCGCGAAGTCGAACAGGGTGTCCTTGTCGATCTGGAACAACTCGTCGCGGGGAAACCCTTCCATCACATTGATCAGCGCCCGGCCCGAATGGCTGTCCTGATCGTAGCCGGCAAGCGCCAGGACGCTGGCGACCTTCCGGCGCAGGAAGGGGATCGTGCTGGTCGGTTCCGTATAGGCCGTCGACGCGAACAGGCCGACGATGCGCAACTCGCCGACCATGGCGCCGTCGTCATCGAAGATCTTGGCGCCGACGTAGTCCATATGCACCCGCCGGTGCACTCGGCTCTTCACATTGGCCTTGGCAATGATCAGCGGTTCCGGCTTCAGCAGGAATTCGCGGATTTCCGGCGTGATCTGGACGAATTCGGATCCCCGGCGCAAAACCCGGACATCCGGGTCGGCCAGGAGGCCCAGACCGGTTCCCACATGAGGGGAAAGTTCGCCTTCTTTCACACCGCCTTCAAACTTGTACTCGCGCATACCGAGGAAAATGAAGTTGTTCTTCTCCAGCCATTCCAGGAAATGAATGGCCTCCCACATCTCGTCATTGTTGCCGGCAATTCCGGTCGTCTTGTAGGTATCGATGGCTTCCGCAAGCCGCTCCTGCATCGGCTTGAAGTCGCGCACCGCGGCGCGAACGTCCTTCAGAACCAGGTTGAGCCGCTCTTCCAGGGCGTCTCTCGCCTCTTCTGAATCCATGCGCGTCACATGGATGTGAATGAGGCTCTCCTGCCGGTCGGACCGTTTCGCCTTGCGTTTCGGCAGGACGGCGGACTGAAGCTTTCCCTTCTTGTCCCGTTCCACGATATAGGTCGGATGCAGCACAAGATGGACTTCGAGCCTGCTTTCCTGCAATTCGTCCATGACGGAATCGACCAGGAACGGCATATTGTCGTTGACGACCTCGATGACGGTCAGTTCGCCGGCCTTGTCGCCGGGCGCATCGAAGTCGGGATTGGTGATGCTGACCCGGTGGGTCCCGAGGTCGTGAGACTGGAAATCGCGCCACGCCAGGCGCGCAAATCCGCACAACTCTTCGCAGGTATAGGCGACAAGGTCTTCCGCGGCGCCACGGGCAAAAAAGGCATCCGCGAAATCGGCAAGCGCCTGATCATCCTTGGCGAGAGAAGCATGGACCTTTTCAATGAGTTGTTTCTTCTCGGCTTCGCGCGACTCCGGCATTTCCAACCCTTTCGTATTTTTATCCCTTTCGGGACACCCATGCTAACCTGATATGGTGAACCGAATTAAAACAATGTCTGCGACGGGGAGATAAACGTGACAGAAAAACCGACGGCTCTTGATATTGAGGCAACTGCACCGCTGAGCGAAAAGACACAGGCCTATTTCGATCTGTGCCAGGAAAAGCTCGGTATGGTTCCAAATGTTCTGAAAGCCTATGCCTTCGACGAAGCGAAGCTCAGGGCCTTCACGGATATGTATAACGACCTCATGTTGGCGGAATGCGAGCTATCGAAACTTGAACGTGAAATGATTGCCGTTGCGGTATCTTCCGTCAATCGTTGTTTTTATTGCCTGACCGCTCATGGCGCCGCCGTCCGCGAACTCTCCGGAGATCCAGTCCTCGGTGAACTCATGGTGATGAACTACCGGGTGGCCGACCTTTCCACACGCCACCGTGCCATGCTGGATTTCGCTGTCAAGCTGACCGAACGGCCGGCGGAAATTCTGGACGCCGACCGCCAGGGCCTGCGCGATGCCGGATTTACCGACCGGGACATCTTTGACATCGCCTCCGTCGCCGCTTTCTTCAACATGACCAACCGGGTCGCGGCGGCAACCGACATGCGGCCCAATCATGAGTATCACTCAATGGCCCGTTGAGTTCGCGCGCCCCTAATAACGGTGACATTTTCACCGATTGGGTGTATGAGGCACGGGTTTTCGCGAGAAACACAGGAGAGGGAGCCGGGACGATGGTCGCGCGGGTATTCATTGATGGCGAAGCAGGAACGACGGGTTTGCAGATCCGTGAGCGCCTCGCCACGCGCCCTGACATCGAACTTCTGTCGATCCCGGACCATCTGCGCAAGGACTCAAGCGCCCGCGCGGATCTCCTGAATTCCGCCGACGCGGCCATCCTGTGCCTGCCGGACGATGCCGCGCGGGAAAGCGTGTCGATGATCGAAAGCGACACGACCCGGGTTATCGATGCGTCGTCCGCCCATCGGGTCGCCGACGGCTGGACCTACGGCTTTGCCGAAATGGACAAGGACCAGACCGAACAGATCAAGACCGCCAAGAGGGTGACCAACCCGGGCTGCTGGCCCCAGGGCCTGATCGCCCTGGTCCGGCCGCTGGTGGAGGCCGGTCTGCTACCCGTGGACCATGCGCTGACCTATAACGGCATTTCCGGCTATTCCGGCGGCGGCAAATCCATGATCGCCGACTATGAGGCGGCCGGAACCGGCGCGAACATGTTCGCGCCTTACGGACTGACCTTCAATCACAAGCATCTGCCGGAAATGCAGCGCTTTTCCGCGCTCAGCTCCACGCCGCTGTTCACGCCGTCGGTGGGCAACTACTACAAGGGCATGCTGACCTGCGTGCCGTTGCAACTGTCGACGCTTCAAAAAGTGCCGACCGGCGCGGACCTGCATGCGGCCATCGCCGACCATTTCGCCGGCATATCCGGCGGATTTGTCGAGGTTGCGCCGCTGGCCCAGCTCGACCGGATGCCGGACCTCAACCCGCAAGGGCTGAACGACACCAACAGCATGCGCCTGCATGTCTTTGCCAATGACACGCGGGCACAGGCCTGCCTGATCGCCGTCTACGACAATCTCGGCAAAGGCGCGTCCGGCGCCGCCGTGCAGAATCTCAACCTGATGCTGGGCGTCGACGAGGCCACCAGCCTGGCCGCCTGACGCAGGAACCGGCCGAATAACGACAAGAAACCACTGGAGTAATTGCCTTGGAAAAGTTCGAAACGCTGACCGGTGTCGCCGCACCGCTGCCGATCATCAACATCGACACGGACATGATCATTCCGAAGCAGTACCTGAAGACGATCAAGCGCACCGGTCTTGGGACCGCTCTGTTCAGCGAAATGCGCTACAACGATGACGGCTCGGAAAACCCGGATTTCGTTCTGAACAAACCGGCCTACCGGAACGCAAAGATCCTGGTCGCCGGTGACAATTTCGGCTGCGGCTCCTCGCGCGAACACGCACCCTGGGCGCTTCTCGACTTCGGCATCCGCTGCGTGATCGCCACGTCTTTCGCCGACATCTTCTACAACAACTGCTTCAAGAACGGCATCCTGCCGATCCAGGTCTCCGAGGACGAGCTGGAAAAGCTTATGGACGACGCTTCGCGCGGCTCCAACTCCACGATGACGGTCGACCTGGAAAACCAGGTGATCAAGGGCCCGGACGGCGGCGAGATCTCCTTCGACCTCGACCCGTTCCGCAAGCATTGCCTCATGAACGGCCTCGACGACATCGGCCTGACCATGGAAAAGGCGCCGAAGATCGACGCTTACGAAACGAAATTGGCCGAAGCCCATCCCTGGGCTTGATCCCATTACCTAAGCCCGATTTCGTCATTACACGGATTGGATGATTTAAAAACAACCACGCCCCTTGCTCCATTCTCCCCCCTTGAGGGGGAGATGTCCGCAATAGCGGACAGAGGGGTGTGTTCGGCCTCGCAGCATATCGCAGCGCCAGAGCCTGACGCACGCATCGTTACCCCCCCCTCTGTCACCTATGGTGACATCTCGCCCTCAAGGGGGGAGATGGGGGCTGTACCTTTTTCCAGCTTTTGATTTTTTCACGGTCGCTTCAAGATACGAACACCCGGCCATCACCGAGGCTTGAACAGGCGTTAGGTGAAATTTCGCCCATTGCCCTCTAAATGCAAGTCATGACAGCCGCTACGACCCCGCTCCGCCATGCACCCTGGACCGACCGAAAAGGTCAGCTTTCGCCGTTGCGCCTCGTGGTCTTTATCGGACTGTTCCTGCCCGCGATCACGATCTTCGCCGACCTCATCTTCGGCCCCATGCGTCCGGAACCCTTCGAATACGCGCTCCATGAAAGCGGCAAGTGGGTTGTCCGTTTTCTGCTGCTCTCCCTCGCGATCACCCCTTTCCGGCGGATTCTTGGCTGGAACAGGCTGATCGGCGTCCGGCGGATGATCGGCGTCTCCGTGCTGTGTTACGCACTTCTCCATCTTGGCTTCTACGCCGCCCAGGAGAACTGGCACCTCGGCAAGGTTGCGTCCGAGATCATAGCTCGCATCTACCTGACCATCGGCTTTGTGGCTTTGCTCGGACTGATCGCTCTCGGCGCCACCTCTTTCGATGCGGCCGTGCGCAAACTGGGACGCAACTGGAATCTCCTGCACAGGCTCACTTATGGGATCGGCGGGCTCGCCCTGATTCACTTCTTCCTGCAGGCAAAATCGGACGTCACCGAACCGACCCTGATGGCCGGACTGTTTATCCTCCTGATGAACTACCGCGTCGCCGGCGTCGCGAAACTGGATATTTCCCGCAGCTGGGTTCTTGCCCTGTGCGCAGCCATCTCAGCGGCTCTAACCGCCGGTGTCGAATACACCTGGTACGCCCTTGCCACCGGCATTCCGCCCAAGCTGGTTTTCCTGGCCAATTTCGACGTCGAAACGGCCATCCGCCCAGCCGTCTGGGTCGCAATCATCGGCATCGCAGTCGCAATCCTACCGTTGCTGCGGATGCTCTTTGGTGGAATCACTCGCAAAGGTCTGACGACGCGCCCACGGACCAGCCGCGACGGGATCGAACCCGCCTAGCCGTCTTTGGTGCCGCGCAGGCCGCGGGACTGGTTGATCTTTTCCAGATCCGCCATGCGCTCTCCGATCGGCCCCAGTGCTTTCGCGGTCGTCTGGAACCGGGCGGCCTGGACTTCGAACAGGCGCCTGGCGAGTTCGGGAAATTCCATGATCATGCGCTTGAACAGGGCCCGGCGGATGCGAATGACCCGCACATCGCCGATCGCGACCGCACGGCAAGGGCGGATGGCATCCACCAGCAGGGCGCTTTCGCCGAGCAGCGTACCCGGACCGGCCACATCCACATCCTCGTAGGTCTTCTTGGCGCGTTTCTTCTGCAGAGCGACCTCGCCACTGGCGACCAGCAGGGCTCCGTCAGCCCGGTCGGCCTCGTCGAACAGCAGTTGTCCGTCCCGGAAATCGGCACTTTCCGCGCTGAAGGCAAGCAGGCGCAGTTGTTCGTCGGCAAAATCCGACAAAATCGGGACTTTCTGCAGGATCGCGATATCTTCAACGAGACTCATGCCCCAGATTTACGACCTTTCACGGTCAGGGCACAAGCTTATATCCACCGGCTTCTGTGACCAAAAGCTCCGCATTGGACGGGTCGCGTTCGATTTTCTGCCTGAGACGGTAGATATGCGTCTCCAGCGTGTGCGTGGTGACCCCGGAATTGTAGCCCCAGACCTCGTGCAGAAGAACGTCCCGGGTCACCGGCTTCTCGCCTGCCCGGTACAGGAACTTCAGGATAGACGTTTCCTTTTCCGTCAGCCGGACCTTGGAACCCTTCTCGTCGAGCATGAGTTTCCCGGCGGGACGAAAGGAATAGCGGCCGATGGAAAAGGTCGCGTCCTCGCTCTGCTCGTGCTGGCGCAGATGCGCGCGGATCCGGGCGAGCAGCACGGCGAATTTGAACGGCTTGGGAACATAATCGTTGGCGCCGGCTTCCAGCCCCAGGATCGTGTCGGAATCCGTGTCATGGCCCGTGAGCATGATGACAGGTGCCTTGAACCCGTTCTTCCGCAAAAGCTTGACCGCTTCGCGGCCGTCGATGTCCGGCAGACCCACATCCATCAAAAGCAGATCGACATGCTCTTCCTTGGCTATCGCGATCCCGCTTGCGGCCGAATCGGCCTGGACCGTTTCGAATTCGTCGTAAAGCGACAGCTGTTCGACAAGCGCCTCGCGCAGTTCGGTATCATCATCGACAATCAGTATCGTGCGCGCGGTCATCGCTTAAGTCCTCGCCAATCAAATCTTTTCGCCCCGTAGTCGGCGGCAAGATAACACATGGGGTGTGGTGACGCCTTTGTGAAAGGGAATTTTTCGACATACAAGCATTTGCTCGTCAATTCTTGTTCACGCGGGCTTTAGTCTCGGTTTATCAGGACTTTGCCACAGACCTCGCGGCGGCGAAAAACCGAAGGGTGCAGAGATGAAAAATCAGGTGCAATGCTTGGAAGTCCGCCAGTTGCCGTGGTTGAAGACCCGCGGCGTGTTGACCTTCGGCGGGATCACGGTTCCGTGTGCGTTGGGGAGATCCGGCATTACCCGCTTCAAGCATGAAGGCGACGGGGCAACGCCGACCGGCACCTTCGAGCTCTTGAATGTCTATTACCGCGCCGACCGCCAGCCCCGGCCGCGAACCGCCTTGCCACTCGAAGCGTTGGCGCGGCAAGACGGCTGGTGCGACGATCCCGGCCATCCGCGTTACAACCGCCCGGTGGAATTGCCGTTTGCCGCAAGCCACGAGAAAATGTGGCGGGACGACCGGCTTTACGACATCGTCGTCGTCCTCGACTGCAACATGTATCCGGCGGTTCCGGTCAGGGGCAGCGCCATCTTCTTTCACATCGCCCGCGAAGGGTACACGCCGACCGAAGGCTGTGTCGCCGTTTCTCCGGAACATATGCGCCTGATCCTGTCGCAGGTTTCAGTTGGCGCCGTCATGACCGTTTCCGGCCCGTAACCGGTCTCACGCTACGTCTTTTTGAATTCAAGACGCCGGTCTTTCCTGCTATCCAGAACGGAACGCTCGCGAATACAGGTGAAAAACGCCCATGCGCTGGAAAGGCCGACGCCAAAGCAGCAACATCGATGACCGTCGCGGCAGGGGCGGCACCCCGCGCCTGCGCCTGCCGACAGGACGCCGGGTACGGCGCGGCGGCGGACTGGGCCTGACCGGAATCCTGGTGGTTCTGGTGATTGCCTGGGTGACCGGCATCAATCCGCTGACGCTGCTCAGTGGTCTCGAGGGCGGTGGCGGTGGTTACGACAGCCCGTCCTATGAGACCGGAACGCCGCAGACACCGGCCAATGACGAGGCGGCGCAATTCGTTTCCGTCGTCCTCGCCGATACCGAAACCACATGGGGCCAAATCCTGGCAGAGCACAACGCGGATTATCCCGAGCCGACGCTGGTGCTCTTCTCCGGGTCTGTTCCCTCTGCCTGCGGTTATGCCAGTGCGGCCACCGGACCGTTTTATTGCGGCGCGGACCGGAAGGTTTATATCGACCTCTCCTTCTACAAGCAGCTTGCCGGCCAGCTGAATGCACCCGGGGACTTCGCCCGCGCCTATGTCCTGGCCCATGAGGTCGGCCACCACATCCAGAACCTGCTCGGCATCCTGCCGGAATACCAGAAGGCGCGGCGCACCATGAGCGAACGCGAAGCCAATGCGCTCTCCGTCCGCGTCGAACTTCAGGCGGACTGCTTCGCCGGAATCTGGGCGCACTTTGCCGCCCGCCAGAAGGGCTTCGTCGAGGAAGGCGATATCGAGGAGGCGCTGAACGCGGCCAGCCGCATCGGCGACGACACGCTGCAGAAACAGGCGCAGGGCTATGTGGTGCCCGACAGTTTCAATCACGGAACCTCCGCCCAGCGCGTCCGCTGGTTCAGGAAAGGCTTCCAGACCGGCGACATCCGCTCCTGCGATACCTTCAACGCAAAGAGCCTCTGATGTAGCCGGCCTTTAACGCAAATCAGACTCAGGTATGCCTCCCACTGGTAATTTGCCCGGCTTTCCGCCATATAGGGGACGAAAGCCCGGTACAGGGTCGAACCTCCTGATCTTTTGACGAAACGAAACGGACATGGCGCACAGGCCATTTTTGAAAATGAACGGTCTCGGCAACGACTTCCTGGTCTGGGATGCGCGTGATAAGCCGTTGCGCCTGACACCCGATGTCATCGCCGCGCTCGGCGACCGGACAAGCGGGATCGGTTTCGATCAGATGATCACGGTGGAACCCTCGACCGCAGGCGTCGACGCCTTCATGCGGATCCACAATTGCGACGGCACCCAGGTGGATGCCTGCGGTAACGCCACCCGCTGCATCGGTCGCCTCCTGATGGAAGAAGCCGGCAAGGACGTCGCTTCCATCGAGACAAATGCGGGTCTTCTGCATGCATTTGCAGGCGATGCACCGCGCATGGTCACCGTCGACATGGGCAAGCCGCGGCTCAACTGGGACCAGATCCCGCTGGCCGAGGAATTCGCCGACACGCGCGCCATCGAACTTCAGATCGGCCCGATCGACGAGCCGATCCTGCACACGCCGGCCGTCGTCAACATGGGCAATCCGCACGCAATCTTCTGGGTCGACGACATCGAAGCCTATGACCTCTCCCGGGTCGGACCGCTTCTGGAACATCATCCGGTCTTCCCGGAAGGCGCCAATATCTCGCTCGCCCATGTATTCGATGAAAACCAGATCCGGGTGAAGGTCTGGGAACGCGGCGCGGGCCTCACCCGCGCCTGCGGCACAGCCGCCTGCGCCGTGGCAGTCGCCGCCGCGCGCGACGGCAAGACCGGGCGCAGGTCGATCATTCATCTGCCCGGCGGTCCGCTGGAACTGGAATGGCGCGAAAGCGACGATCACGTGCTGATGACCGGGCCGACGGAAGTGGAATTCGAAGGCGACATCGACCTTGAGACCCTTCAATGGACCAGGACCGCCTCCGGCGATCCGGCTGAAGGGGCCGCCGCCTCATGAGTATTGACGTCGTCACCTTTGGCTGCCGGCTGAATTCATACGAATCGGAGGTCATGAAGCGCGAGGCGGAAGCCGCGGGACTGGAAGACGCGGTCCTGATCAACACCTGCGCCGTAACCAATGAAGCCGTTCGCCAGGCCCGACAGGCCGTGCGCAAGGCCCGCCGCGCCAACCCGAACGCCCGCATCATCGTCACCGGCTGCGCCGCCCAGACCGAAACCGCGACCTTCTCCGAAATGGACGAAGTCGATCTGGTTCTCGGCAATACGGAAAAGCTGGAACGCACCTCCTACGCCCAAGTCGCGAATTTCGGCATCGAAGAGAGCGAAAAGGTCCGCGTCAACGACATCATGAGTGTCGAGGAAACCGCAGGTCACCTGATCGACGGGCTGGAAGGCCGCGCGCGCGCTTTCGTCCAGGTCCAGAACGGTTGCGACCACCGCTGCACCTTTTGCATCATTCCCTACGGCCGCGGCAATTCCCGCTCCGTGCCCATGGGCGTGGTGATCGACCAGATCCGGCGCCTGGTGGAAAACGGCTACAACGAAATCGTGCTCACCGGGGTCGACATCACCTCCTACGGCGCCGATCTGCCCGGAACGCCGAAGCTCGGAACGCTGACCGCCAAGATCCTCAAGCTGGTACCGGACCTGAAGCGCCTGCGCCTGTCCTCGATCGATTCCATCGAGGCCGACGAGGAGCTGATGCGCGCGATTGCCGAAGAAGAGCGGCTGATGCCGCATTTCCATCTTTCGCTGCAGGCCGGCGACGACATGATCCTGAAGCGGATGAAGCGCCGCCACCTGCGCGCCGACACGATCCGCTTCTGCGAGGACGTGCGCCGCATGCGCCCGGACGTGGTCTTCGGCGCCGATATCATCGCCGGCTTTCCGACCGAGACCGAGGAGATGTTTCAAAACTCGTTGCGGATCGTCGACGAATGCGGCCTGACCCATCTGCACGTGTTTCCCTTTTCAGCTAGACCCGGCACACCGGCGGCGCGCATGCCGCAGCTGCCGCGCCAGCTGGTCAAGGAACGCGGCGCCCGGCTTCGGGCCAAGGGTGAAGAGGTCCTCGGCCTCCATCTGGCCGCCGAAGTCGGCAAAATCCGGCCGGTCCTGATCGAGAAGGAAGGCCTGGGGCGGACCGAGCAATTCACGCAAACCGAACTTTCCGGCGGTAATGCCGGTGACATCCTGACCACCCGGATTACCGGACATACCGGCCGCCATCTCCTGGGCGAGGTCCTGTCCAGGGCGGCCTGACGGCTCAAACAGATCAAGGCGGGGAAATGAGCGAAAAGAAACGCGGGTTCCTGGGGCGGCTTTTCAGCGGCAAGGACAAGAACGAGACGCCGGAAGCCGAAGGTCTCGAATCGTCCACCGAGAACCCGGCCGCAGACGCTCCCGCTTCCGATTCGAAGCCGGACGATACCGGTTTCGATGCAACGCCCGACCTGACGGAACCGCCTACTGAACCGGCGGATGCGGAAGAAACGCTTTTCACCGGCAGTGACACCGGGGAAACTCGAGAACCGGGCCTCTCCGAAAGCCTGAACGAACCGGCCGAGCCCGAGACAGGGGTTCCCGAAACGCCGGTCATTGCGCCCGTCACGACGGACGTGCCGGTGGACACACCGCCGGCCGAGCCGGAGGAAAAGCCGAAACGCTCGTGGTTCCAGAAGCTGAAAAGCGGGCTGTCCCGCTCGTCCTCCGCGCTGACCGACGGCATTTCCTCGATCTTCACCAAGCGCAAGCTCGACGCCACCATGCTGGAGGAGCTGGAAGACGTGCTCATCCAGGCCGACCTCGGCGTCGATACCGCCATGGCGATCACCGACCGTCTTTCGCAAGGGCGCTACAACAAGGAAATCGAACCGGAAGAAGTTCGCGCCATCCTGTCGGAAGAAGTCGAGAAGGTGCTGGAACCGGTCGCCCATCCGCTCAATCTCGACACCGGTAAAAAGCCGCATGTGGTCCTGATGGTCGGCGTCAACGGCACCGGAAAGACCACCACCATCGGCAAGCTGTCG encodes:
- the argC gene encoding N-acetyl-gamma-glutamyl-phosphate reductase, which produces MVARVFIDGEAGTTGLQIRERLATRPDIELLSIPDHLRKDSSARADLLNSADAAILCLPDDAARESVSMIESDTTRVIDASSAHRVADGWTYGFAEMDKDQTEQIKTAKRVTNPGCWPQGLIALVRPLVEAGLLPVDHALTYNGISGYSGGGKSMIADYEAAGTGANMFAPYGLTFNHKHLPEMQRFSALSSTPLFTPSVGNYYKGMLTCVPLQLSTLQKVPTGADLHAAIADHFAGISGGFVEVAPLAQLDRMPDLNPQGLNDTNSMRLHVFANDTRAQACLIAVYDNLGKGASGAAVQNLNLMLGVDEATSLAA
- a CDS encoding cyclic nucleotide-binding domain-containing protein, with protein sequence MSLVEDIAILQKVPILSDFADEQLRLLAFSAESADFRDGQLLFDEADRADGALLVASGEVALQKKRAKKTYEDVDVAGPGTLLGESALLVDAIRPCRAVAIGDVRVIRIRRALFKRMIMEFPELARRLFEVQAARFQTTAKALGPIGERMADLEKINQSRGLRGTKDG
- a CDS encoding protein-methionine-sulfoxide reductase heme-binding subunit MsrQ; translated protein: MTAATTPLRHAPWTDRKGQLSPLRLVVFIGLFLPAITIFADLIFGPMRPEPFEYALHESGKWVVRFLLLSLAITPFRRILGWNRLIGVRRMIGVSVLCYALLHLGFYAAQENWHLGKVASEIIARIYLTIGFVALLGLIALGATSFDAAVRKLGRNWNLLHRLTYGIGGLALIHFFLQAKSDVTEPTLMAGLFILLMNYRVAGVAKLDISRSWVLALCAAISAALTAGVEYTWYALATGIPPKLVFLANFDVETAIRPAVWVAIIGIAVAILPLLRMLFGGITRKGLTTRPRTSRDGIEPA
- the leuD gene encoding 3-isopropylmalate dehydratase small subunit; amino-acid sequence: MEKFETLTGVAAPLPIINIDTDMIIPKQYLKTIKRTGLGTALFSEMRYNDDGSENPDFVLNKPAYRNAKILVAGDNFGCGSSREHAPWALLDFGIRCVIATSFADIFYNNCFKNGILPIQVSEDELEKLMDDASRGSNSTMTVDLENQVIKGPDGGEISFDLDPFRKHCLMNGLDDIGLTMEKAPKIDAYETKLAEAHPWA
- a CDS encoding peroxidase-related enzyme (This protein belongs to a clade of uncharacterized proteins related to peroxidases such as the alkylhydroperoxidase AhpD.) produces the protein MTEKPTALDIEATAPLSEKTQAYFDLCQEKLGMVPNVLKAYAFDEAKLRAFTDMYNDLMLAECELSKLEREMIAVAVSSVNRCFYCLTAHGAAVRELSGDPVLGELMVMNYRVADLSTRHRAMLDFAVKLTERPAEILDADRQGLRDAGFTDRDIFDIASVAAFFNMTNRVAAATDMRPNHEYHSMAR
- a CDS encoding NAD-glutamate dehydrogenase codes for the protein MPESREAEKKQLIEKVHASLAKDDQALADFADAFFARGAAEDLVAYTCEELCGFARLAWRDFQSHDLGTHRVSITNPDFDAPGDKAGELTVIEVVNDNMPFLVDSVMDELQESRLEVHLVLHPTYIVERDKKGKLQSAVLPKRKAKRSDRQESLIHIHVTRMDSEEARDALEERLNLVLKDVRAAVRDFKPMQERLAEAIDTYKTTGIAGNNDEMWEAIHFLEWLEKNNFIFLGMREYKFEGGVKEGELSPHVGTGLGLLADPDVRVLRRGSEFVQITPEIREFLLKPEPLIIAKANVKSRVHRRVHMDYVGAKIFDDDGAMVGELRIVGLFASTAYTEPTSTIPFLRRKVASVLALAGYDQDSHSGRALINVMEGFPRDELFQIDKDTLFDFAIAILQLDERPRIRVLPRVDKFDRYVSILCFVPRDRYTTEVRLNISTYLSGVYEGRLSAWYVTYLEGPLARVHFIIGRDKGKTPTPPQPELESAVADLIRTWPDSLRDAMRARFDPVTARHLAERYALAFHGGYKEVYNSESALSDVVKVEALSEERNTAVTFFRNQGEKDTRLSLKVYHQGAPIPLSARVPLLENMGFKVINERTYRITPTDRTLSYLHEMTLEAGRGGEIDLTADLKERLERLFMAIWQNRAENDGYNGLVLSANLAWRDIAVVRALSKYLRQAGVRFSEDYMWTTLNNYPDIAAKLVELFHLRFTPSTDGDDRTLGTARLESEINNALEAVSSLDDDRILRRFQNAIDSILRTNFYQLDSAGQPKPTFAFKVDSRKIIDLPQPRPFREIFVYSPRVEGVHLRFGRVARGGLRWSDRPQDFRTEVLGLVKAQQVKNAVIVPVGAKGGFVPKHLPEGGDREAVFKEGTESYKTFINALLDVTDNLVDDKVVPPKDVQRYDDDDPYLVVAADKGTATFSDTANGISEGRDFWLGDAFASGGSAGYDHKKMGITARGGWEAVKRHFREMDWDIQTEPFTAAGVGDMSGDVFGNGMLLSKVTRLVAAFDHRDIFIDPDPDPATTWVERKRLFDMGRSSWQDYDTSLISKGGGVFSRSAKSIELSREAQELLGIARTKATPQEVMSAILRLKVDLLWFGGIGTYIRATTETDADAGDRANDPIRITAPDVGAKVIGEGANLGLTQLARIEFHRKGGRCNSDAIDNSAGVNSSDMEVNIKIALGAAVKAGKLTIDERNTLLAHMTDEVADLVLRNNYLQTLAISMTERRGTEDFGFQVRMMRRLEQAGLLDRQVEQLPDEATLAEMVKTGQTLTRAELGVLLAYAKITLYDELLESTVPDDDYLGRELFRYFPDEMAEAYCDEISGHRLRREIIATMLANSMVNRGGPTFLTRLKDQTGATTQDIANCFVAVRNSFDLTDLNNQIDALDTRIDGSVQLELYAKVQDLLLERVLWFKRHVSFEQGMADVVDRFSRGIADLRPRLRTAVSDALAQSLDTEAQRYQDAGVPEALAQRIGWQPVEIAIPDIIMVAEETAAALDVAAKAFFEVAEFFHIEDMHALARDLLLNDYYDGLALDRARSALGFAHRDLAVQAISTGGFETWLSTHEKVVERTIRTVNEILDGDLTVSKFAVAASLLAEVSK
- a CDS encoding response regulator transcription factor — encoded protein: MTARTILIVDDDTELREALVEQLSLYDEFETVQADSAASGIAIAKEEHVDLLLMDVGLPDIDGREAVKLLRKNGFKAPVIMLTGHDTDSDTILGLEAGANDYVPKPFKFAVLLARIRAHLRQHEQSEDATFSIGRYSFRPAGKLMLDEKGSKVRLTEKETSILKFLYRAGEKPVTRDVLLHEVWGYNSGVTTHTLETHIYRLRQKIERDPSNAELLVTEAGGYKLVP